The nucleotide sequence TCTTTACATGTAAACCAAAGTCTGTGTAAAAAACGATctcattaatttcattttttaaatattttatatatatcgTATGAAATCTGAATAAGGGAAATCTCAATGAGGCGTGACACTGACCTTCATCTGAGGCACCGACTCGCCGGTCAGCATGGCTTCGTCCACGATGCAGCGTCCTCGTAGCAGCAGCACGTCACATGGGACCAGGTTCTCCTGAGGAGAGCGTCCTGTGGAGACGATACAGATACGATTTCAACACAGGAACCTCTTCAGGAACCTTTTCAAGCAGAGGAATGGTACAGAGCTGATCTGATCTACCTCCTGGACTTGTGTTTTAGCAGCAGGAAGTGAGGTGTGCTGTACAGGGTACAGGAGCATTGTTCACGCTGATGGTTGGTGGCAATAGTGACCTTTTATATTAAATCTAATGATGTTATTAATGCTGAATGCAGTGCATCATGAGGTCACATGTAAGAGTGgtataataaatacagattgttactgttactgttaaaaTGGGTCAGAAGGATGTAGTCTACACCTCAGAAaacaagccacacacacacacacacacacacacacagagtaagaacCCCTGGTTCCCACAAAACTCCCATGATGCTTACCGATCGAAACAATATCACCAGCTACAAGTTCATCACTAGATATCAgtctccacttcctgttccgGTAAACCTGAGGACCAGATGTTACCAGATCACAAACATCTTCTATGTTACAGTTAAAGTGAGGTACATCAatacaggaaatccagctgaatTGAAGAGCTGCTGTTACCTGAATCATATAGGGCTTGTTCCCCATTCGCCGGATCTCGGACATGTTCCTCATCTGCTGTTGCACCAGAGACGCCTCGAAGGCGACGAGCATGAAGAGGGTGAAGACGCTGTAGTACCAGTACTCGTCTAAACACCACAGACCCACGCAGAACACCTGCGCAACAAGAAAAGATGTGAATTTACAACCTACAGATGTTACAGACAACAACGACGACAACAAATTTTCACCTGAAAGACGAAGAATGGCGCAGTCGCTCTCTCCTTGAAGAGCTCCAGGAAGTCAGGCACCACCATCTCGGCGCGGTTCGTCCCGTATCGCTTCTCCGCAGCCCTCAGGTCCGGCTCCTCCTGGTATCCTCTCCATGTTTGGAAATATCCCAGCGGCTGATCCACGGGGAAGGCTACGGGCAAGAAGAGCTTCCTGTCGCAGTCGAAAACGTAGCGGATCTTCTGGAACTCGAAGGACAGGACGTCTTGGGAGTCTTCGTCCTGACACACatcgaacaaacaaacaaacaaacatataaataaataaatctgatgcTAAACTGCGGTCTTAATATCTTTAGTGCTTTTAATGCGAAACCCATCAACTCTTCATCTACACTCCtatcattaatcattaaacaGACAGTAGTCATTATTTCCTTACGGGAAGGATCAGCGGTCTCACCTTGTCTCGCTGCAGGGCTACGAGCTCGGCGGAGCCGTTGTTAGGGGTGGGGACTACTTTAGCCAGGGTCGCCTTGCTCGGATCAGGCTcctgtcagaaacacacagacggATGAATCAACTCAAACGCATCGAGATTCAACATGGAAAGATtttgcattaacacacacagaatcgtCTGACTTTTACtgctttcttattttttaaatctgccAAACATTCTTGATTCTGATAACATGAAGCGTGCAGCTAATTTTAAAGCAATAAGCCATCACACAATtagaagtaataataataaaacagctgaGAGAGACAAATAtgcatgtatattttatatccGTTTTTTTTATGTGCTGCTTTAAGATTCACATCCTACTTTGTCCCATGCTTTGCTGAATAATGTGATCTGACGTGATTAACTCCTTTAATTATTCTCTTTTTACTCAGTTATGAATCTTAAACAGTGTTAAATATACAGTCAAAGTGAATTAATACGAATGCTGATGCTGGAGCTAACACTGAGCTGtgcaaaaataattaaaactgtGTTTAAGTTGTGATCTCGGTGCAAACCAATTCAAGAACAGAGTCGATTGTGCAGCGTTACGTAAAACAGATTTCTATGTAACTTCCCCAAGTTCTCTTAAAAATAACTTCTCCTTATTCGCCATCACCAACGAGCATAGATGTGGTACCACatgaccccccccccaacacacacacaccttatagtATTATTACATAGGAAAATAGGGGTATAGGTCAATGGTATATTAAAGCATTAGTATTATTAAATAGGAAAATCAGGGTATAGGTACAGGGTATTGGTAAAGGCAatttagacattttttattacatcCAAGGTCTGAAAGTAAGTGCTCATAATTGACTCATTTTCTAAACTTGCACAAGAACTTTTTGATTTTCAGTATCGCACTTTTACAAATCATTTTGTCTCAGATAACAACGATGTGTGCAGATATACAGGGATTTATAGCAACCATCAGGTCTTTGAGAAAACACTAAAAAAGTCCACATTCATGATTTCTTATTAATTACCATGCAACACCCCCAAAATAATACCATTTTCTCATGGTTCTCTGCTTTCATCCCTCCTCTCAAAAACATACTCGCTACACTAATACTGTCCCtagatgcgtgtgtgtgtgtattttcccaTGTCAGTTAGAACTGAGGTCATGAAGcttttattatcgccacacacattacagcacagtggaattcttttcttcgcatatcccaagtgaagaagttggggtcagagcataggggcagctatgatacagcacccctgtaTAAGggcttgctcaattgcccaacagtgaaATTGCccagtggtgctggggcttgaacaacaacccagagccttaactacttcAGCCACCACTACCCCAGGGTGTCAGGGTTCTGCCTTGCACCCAGTGTTTTGGGGACAGACCCCAGGTCCAGATGCTCTCAGGATGTCCCAGGAGATCCTGAGAGATTTAGGGTCAGAGTTAGAGGGTCATTTACATGTTACAGGAGTGTTAGGACTGGAAAATACTACAATAAGCACCGGGGCAGTAAAAGTTCAGTGGTGAATTAGAAATCAGGAAGTTTTTGGACACTTCATTCTGAATGATTGATTCTGAATTATGTGTCGATTTGAATGAacgcatttgtgtgtgtgtgtgtgtgtgtgtgtgagagagagagagagagagagagatagtacaGGAGAGACACTGGCAAACAGATGGAAttgtgaaagtgtttttttgCACACGTCATTCTTATGTGCACTGATGCGGGCGCTGTGTTGTGCGATAATCACACGTTAttaagcatacacacacaaatacacacaaatacacacaaatacacacacagagcaatgcATTACCTTGGAGCAGGTCAGCCAGCAGTGCGCGTGCACGGACCAGTAACCCGACAGTACGGTGAGGACGTGCGCGATCCCGATGGCGGCGAGCCCGAGCAGGCCGGCCTCCGGATACTCGGCAGCGCCGTACACTCCGATCCACACGTACAACCAGCCCGGGTAGAGCAGCACGGCGAACGGGAGCACCGTGCCGTGGAGCAGCCGCGGCCTGCGCCGGTACAGGGACACGGAGCTGACCAGCTCGTCGCTCATAGCGCTGTCCGAGTTGTGGTTCATGCACGGGGCCGGCTCCCGAATCCCGTCCGTGGCCATATCCCCCGGTTTTTTAGCTTCCACCATTCTGGCTTATCCCTCCTCCTCCGTCTTTTAGTCCTCTTTCTGTTCTCCACTTTCTCCTCACGGTCGAAAATGGaggaaaataatttaaacagTTTAATCACCACCCGGTCCGGCTACtgtagatttaaataaaaaaccagCAGCAACCGCACACACACGGAAGCTTCCGCATACGCAAGCACGCAGGTCCATGACGACACTTCCGGGAACGAATTCTGTTGACCGAAGGTCCcgaaaatataaaatagaatattatataataataataataataataataataataataataataataatattaataataataataataacaacaataacaataataataagaataacatGAGCTCTCTCATTTATCCTGTACGTATAATATGAGTTGcattaataatgtattatttttaaattaatctcTAAAACATATTAAAGTGTGGTCTATGTGGTATACAGCCAAGGGGcagtgattttattattattattattattattattattattattattttattttatttttttacagtgttgGAAACTTATCATTATcagaattataatataatataaatctgATGACAATTACTGAAAATAGGTCCCATGAGTGGAAGGTTAGGAAGAtcgaggaataataataataataataataataataataataataatctgtgggtgttaaagaatttattttttcgTTTTTCGTCACTAATTATTAAACCCGTACTcgaaatattataaaatatatgacTAAACTGTTATAAAATAATGTAGAATTTTTAATGgaatgtattaataaatatttatcaatctgttcagggaaaaataaaaaaatataaaaataactcACGGTTGTCATGACCAGGGCTCTTTAAGAAACATTCTCCCGTGTTAAGACCCACCTCTTTAGCTTGATTGACATTGAGCTGTCCAATAGAATTTAAACTTGGTacacatctgaccaatcagaaacgtCGGAAGAAGGAAGCGTGAGGGCCAGTTGACTTTGCATGTGCATCTATAAACCATTCAACCTTCATCTGGTGCTGATTTCAGTCCAAGCGTCAAACATGTAAGCTATGGTGTTTAATGTTATCAATCTTATACAGAATTCCCACTCAGTCTTTTCACACATTTTGAGTTATTCATGATTCTTTGTAACGAGGAAAAGGGCTTGTATAGTGCTGTAGAGTACACATGCTTGTCCACTTGATATGATAGAACACaggtatagtgtggtatagtaaagtatagtattgTGTAGTCTTTAATGTTTtacttaatatatttttttacttatgtGTATGTTATATGGAGATGTTTTACTGGATGCTTGACTGAGAGTCTGAAATGATTGACAGCATGGTACTCCTCATAAATGATAGTAAACAGGCAATTATCCACCTTTAAAGTTAAACTCCACCTTGAACATTTAATTAGTTTATATTGCACTTCATTATGTTGTGAGGGGTTTAGGGATTGTGCTGCTCAATTGTTATGTGTTCCTGTAATTGTTTGAGAAGTTATCATTTTTGTCCCATGCTGACGTCACAGGGTGACATTGCTAGCAGTTACAATGCATTTATTAACAGGAGAAAAGACGATCTCGAATATCAGGACAGGTTTAACCTTTTTTCTCCTGAAAAAACATGAGATTCTGCTCAGCTGGTTAAAGATCTATGAGACGAAGAGCTTGGTGGTGTTGACGGTGATACAAGCATGAAAGGTGAAGCCCTGGAAGCTGTGTACAGATGCAGAAGTCAGACTTGgcactaaagcgccgctgcatcgctctcttttttaaaaaaaaaagattactaTGCAAGTCGTTCAGGGTCTGTCGTTCCTGCGAGTtacaatttcattcattttttattcatatatttttccTTGCAGGCAGGCAGCAATGGACATTACAGCCAAATTCTGCCAGAAGGAGATGGAGGAGTACGGAGCCTGTGTGGCTTCTAATCCATCAGCGTGGCAGGAGCAGTGTCACCACCTGAAGGTGAAGGTGGCTCAGTGCACCTCCTCTCAGTACGTCTACACCAGAAATCCTTCCCCAAAACATCAGCATTTCATGTAGTGGTTAGTCCTAGGATACACTGGGTCCATAAACTCTTTCTTTTCTATTAATCGTAGGATGTTTTGAAAGTACTTAAAGGCAAATTATTAAgcactttaataaaaaatttttagCCCATAAATCAGTGTAGTGTTAATGGTTCCTCTGCTTCATTTAGACAGAAGTCGAAAAAGTGTTGTGGGGCATCAGGAAGATATGTTATTTACTCATTCAGAGATGTTGGATGTAGAGAAGGGGGCTGAGAGACCGTACAGAGTTACGGTCTGTGAAGTCCAGCCGGTGTGGC is from Hemibagrus wyckioides isolate EC202008001 linkage group LG24, SWU_Hwy_1.0, whole genome shotgun sequence and encodes:
- the LOC131345207 gene encoding coiled-coil-helix-coiled-coil-helix domain-containing protein 5, with protein sequence MCIYKPFNLHLVLISVQASNMQAAMDITAKFCQKEMEEYGACVASNPSAWQEQCHHLKVKVAQCTSSHPVIRKIRADCAGEFAEFERCLRENQSSAQACSSHVARFLACANTVDITGLVNPESQPT